The segment GCCGAACGATCGGCTGACCGCGTTGCGGCACCGAGACGACATGAAAATGAAACGGTCCCCAGGTAACTTCGTCCCCCGGCTCCGGCAATTGCTCCAGCTCTTCGTGCAGCAAGCCGTTGACCGTCGTCGGACGAACCGGCGGGACCTCAACGCCAAAGCGTTTCGCCAAACGTCGCAAGCTGGTCATCCCCGGGATCAGCCAAACGCCCGGCTCGACTTGCTCGAACGTTTGACGCTGCAGCAAGCGTTCGCTGCGGCCGGAGTGGTAACTGAAGATCGCTTCGGCCGCATCGCTCAGCGTCAGCACGCCGATCACTTCGCCCAACTCATTCACGATTGCGGCGACTTCGCGCTGCCGGGTGATCATCTGTTGGAGGACGACCGACGCCTTGGTGCACCACGGCGCGTATAGGACCGGAACCGCGAGCCGCTCCAGGTTTTCTTCCGGCAGTTCTGTCGCCGTCATCAGGTTGAACGCCCCGGCGACATCTTCCGAGTCAGGTTCGGTCACCAGCAGGTAGCCGCTGGGAGGAACTTCGCCGGCCAGGTCCGCTTTCGCCACCGGCGGACGGAACGAACGGTATTGGCGCCGCGGCCGCATCAGTTCGTTCACCGTCAGGTCGGAAAGGGAAACGATGTTTTGCAGCGCGACTTGCTCTTGCTCCAACAGGGCGGCGTTCTCGGTTGAGAACTGGATCGCTCGCTCCAGGTCGGAGACCTGCAGATACGGTTCTGGCTTAAAGCCGGGCCAGATCAGTCGCCGCGACAAGGTGATTACGGTTCGCAGCAGCGGCAGGATTGGATCGGCCAGTTTGCACGCCACGACGACCGGCAGCGCCAAAAAGGTGGCGATCTCGGGGGCGCGAAGCACCGCCAGACTCTTCGGCAGCATTTCGCTGGTAAAGATAATCACCATCAACGAGCCGGCCGCGAAACCGGCTGCGGCGGCGCCCCCAAAATCCTTTTCGATCCGAATGCCGACGACCGACGCCAGGCTGAAGTAGAGGACGTTGACGACCAGGTTCCAGAACAACACGGCCGACAGCAGACGATCGGGGTCGTTCAGCAACTGCGCAGCGATTTGCTGCGTGCTGGTTCCCGAGGCGAGCTTACGGCGGTCTTCGATCTTCAGATAGAAGAAGGCCGCTTCCGCTGCTGAAAAGATCCCTGATAAAGCGAGTAGCGCCGCCATGAAGATCAACCACGGCGTGATCGCCGTAATCAACTCCATGACCATGCTCCGGCGTGAGGGCGATTCTCCTTACGAGTCATCTTGCCCAGACGTTCTCCCCATTTCGACATCAAATTCAAAGATTGCTGGAATCAGCATAGCGCATGTCGTGAAGCCGTAGGAGAGGGCAGTCACGAGAAAGACTTCCAGATTTTTGTTCAGCAGCAGCGTGGTGATCGCGTAGAACGTCGCCAGCGGCACCACAAACGCGGCCGTGGCGATCGCCGGCGAAGGATTGCGATGCCCGATCGCTACGTACAGCCCCAGGCCGCCGCCGGCGATAAAGCCGAGGAACGGGAAGAGCTGGAAGTGGAACGAATCGCTGAACGAAATCATCAGCAAGATGCAGGTAATCACCCCCAGGAACAGGAAGAAGACTGTCCCCAGGCTCACGCCGATCGCCACGCGACTGCTGGCGTAGATCATCCCGCAGTGGATGCCGAGCGTCGTCACAAACATGTACATCACCGCCAGGCCGAGCGTCAGGAAGACGAGGTTCTCGGTGTACATTCCCCCTTGCCACCAGAGGTAGAAGGTGAGTGCGAGCGGCGCGAGGACCATTTCCTTCGTCACCCAGAGCACGCCGGCC is part of the Blastopirellula sediminis genome and harbors:
- a CDS encoding CNNM domain-containing protein; the protein is MELITAITPWLIFMAALLALSGIFSAAEAAFFYLKIEDRRKLASGTSTQQIAAQLLNDPDRLLSAVLFWNLVVNVLYFSLASVVGIRIEKDFGGAAAAGFAAGSLMVIIFTSEMLPKSLAVLRAPEIATFLALPVVVACKLADPILPLLRTVITLSRRLIWPGFKPEPYLQVSDLERAIQFSTENAALLEQEQVALQNIVSLSDLTVNELMRPRRQYRSFRPPVAKADLAGEVPPSGYLLVTEPDSEDVAGAFNLMTATELPEENLERLAVPVLYAPWCTKASVVLQQMITRQREVAAIVNELGEVIGVLTLSDAAEAIFSYHSGRSERLLQRQTFEQVEPGVWLIPGMTSLRRLAKRFGVEVPPVRPTTVNGLLHEELEQLPEPGDEVTWGPFHFHVVSVPQRGQPIVRLSLVEKEEEST